The Populus nigra chromosome 14, ddPopNigr1.1, whole genome shotgun sequence genome has a segment encoding these proteins:
- the LOC133672459 gene encoding protein ASPARTIC PROTEASE IN GUARD CELL 2-like, with the protein MPASQALLVLVVVMLLQLAMSTTATKTSTSTSTATTHHDNISKAKTKTTLYPDFQLLNVKQALTETKTRPIKPSQYQELFKTNPNDSESGGKQKLKLVHRDKVSFSNKLHNHSHVFHARMHRDVKRVASLIHRLSSGSAAKYEVENFGSDVVSGMNQGSGEYFVRIGLGSPPRSQYMVIDSGSDIVWVQCKPCTQCYHQTDPLFDPADSASFMGVPCSSAVCDRVENAGCNSGRCRYEVSYGDGSYTKGTLALETLTFGRTVVRNVAIGCGHSNRGMFVGAAGLLGLGGGSMSFMGQLSGQTGNAFSYCLVSRGTNTNGFLEFGSEAMPVGAAWIPLVRNPRAPSFYYIRLLGLGVGDTRVPISEDVFQLNELGSGGVVMDTGTAVTRFPTVAYEAFRNAFIEQTQNLPRASGVSIFDTCYNLIGFLSVRVPTVSFYFSGGPILTIPANNFLIPVDDAGTFCFAFAPSPSGLSILGNIQQEGIQISVDEANEFVGFGPNIC; encoded by the coding sequence atgcCAGCCTCTCAAGCACTACTTGTCTTGGTAGTGGTAATGTTATTACAGCTTGCAATGAGCACCACCGCCACCAAAACCTCCACCAGCACCTCTACCGCTACCACTCATCATGACAACATTTCCAAAGCTAAAACCAAAACCACTTTATACCCTGATTTTCAACTCTTGAACGTGAAACAAGCATTAACAGAAACAAAAACTAGGCCCATAAAACCATCCCAGTATCAAGAACTATTCAAGACGAATCCAAATGATAGCGAAAGTGGGGGAAAGCAGAAACTGAAACTTGTCCACAGAGACAAGGTATCTTTCAGCAACAAGTTACATAACCATAGCCACGTTTTTCATGCACGCATGCATAGAGACGTGAAGAGGGTGGCTAGCCTTATACACCGCCTTTCAAGTGGCAGCGCCGCCAAGTATGAGGTAGAAAATTTTGGGTCAGATGTGGTGTCAGGCATGAACCAAGGTAGTGGAGAATATTTTGTTAGGATAGGACTTGGTAGTCCGCCGAGAAGTCAATACATGGTTATTGATTCGGGCAGTGATATTGTTTGGGTTCAATGTAAACCCTGCACCCAATGTTATCATCAAACCGACCCGCTATTTGACCCGGCAGACTCAGCATCATTTATGGGGGTGCCTTGTAGCTCGGCAGTTTGTGATCGGGTGGAGAATGCGGGTTGTAATTCGGGTCGGTGTCGCTACGAGGTATCATATGGTGATGGATCGTATACAAAAGGGACTCTTGCCCTCGAAACACTTACATTTGGACGAACCGTGGTTCGAAATGTGGCTATCGGATGCGGGCATAGTAATCGGGGCATGTTTGTTGGTGCTGCCGGCTTATTGGGACTTGGAGGTGGATCCATGTCATTTATGGGTCAATTGAGTGGTCAGACCGGGAATGCATTTAGTTATTGTTTAGTGAGTAGGGGGACTAATACAAATGGATTTTTGGAATTCGGGTCTGAAGCAATGCCCGTGGGAGCTGCATGGATCCCCTTGGTTCGAAACCCGCGGGCACCGAGTTTTTACTATATCAGACTTTTGGGTCTCGGAGTTGGAGACACGAGGGTGCCTATATCTGAAGATGTATTCCAATTAAATGAACTGGGAAGTGGAGGTGTTGTTATGGACACTGGGACGGCTGTGACTCGGTTCCCTACGGTGGCTTACGAAGCGTTTCGTAATGCCTTTATTGAGCAAACCCAAAACCTTCCCCGGGCTTCTGGAGTATCCATATTTGATACTTGTTATAACCTAATCGGGTTTCTGTCAGTTCGGGTACCGACTGTTTCATTTTACTTCTCAGGCGGGCCAATCCTAACCATTCCAGCAAATAACTTCTTAATTCCAGTGGATGATGCAGGaaccttttgttttgcatttgcTCCTTCCCCATCAGGGCTTTCCATCCTCGGAAACATTCAACAAGAAGGGATTCAAATTTCTGTTGACGAAGCTAATGAATTCGTAGGCTTTGGCCCCAATATTTGCTGA